One region of Camelina sativa cultivar DH55 chromosome 6, Cs, whole genome shotgun sequence genomic DNA includes:
- the LOC104792515 gene encoding ecotropic viral integration site 5 protein homolog isoform X2 — protein MTEKHLFVVHNYLRDRDAYGFALRPQHVKRYQEYLSIYTEEETERAEKWKIFLDRQDSAADPCSSEEEFQDTLPTDDDSDFGEESASKEDSRNDKHDSGSCKSGGLEVQHVEKDSTETVGELSKEKELAEEAHVVDEHQYLREKSLRRNSESVKDEDEGFESEKENESSVESESVRDVDERFESEKEKESSVESESVRDVDERFESEKEKESSVESESDEEKKSQSVKESIDYVHIQQENEAEKLVEEADKCGLDDEKAQKETKSRSVIEWAHIRPCLASIEAMMCSRVKNVKSMQNKQKTIVEDHASSIHKSLASIEESEQNSGENDRDSEASTSRSHSIKEEEHDAQGSVSPEPFSPWYEELEVLVRLGVPKDLRGEVWQAFVGVKARRVERYYQDLLAQITNSDESSSDVQRKWKKQIEKDIPRTFPGHPALNENGRDSLRRILLAYACHNPSVGYCQAMNFFAGLLLLLMPEENAFWTLVGIIDDYFDGYYIEEMIESQVDQLVFEELMRERFPKLGSFSHLIFKFLFIYIFPPYTEQCDRFFYSNNPPDAVNHLDYLGVQVAWISGPWFLSIFVNIIPWECVLRMWDVLLFEGNRVVLFRTAFALMELYGPAIVATKDAGDAITSLQSFASSTFDSSQLVLTACMGYMSTNEARLEELRKIHRPAVLEIVEERLQKGRVWKDKKGLASKLYSFKHEGSILDEQKPTQRTDGDDESRSPSCSLILDGANVDSEVDSLPDLQEQVVWMKVELCRLLEEKRSAVMRADELEVALMEMVKEDNRLELSAKIEKLEKEVRELKQVLSDKKEQETAMLQVLMKVEQDQKLTEDARISAEQDAAAQRYAVHVLQEKNEKLATQLAQMEKKLVTAESTLEATLQYESGQNKALSSPRFPRPAPESPKKRTGFLSFGLGWRDRNKAKQPEESNSDNTSNATSEVKSPSKDSVSGQESNVSKESKTEDLLNPETRR, from the exons ATGACGGAGAAACACTTGTTTGTCGTCCACAACTATCTAAGAGACag GGACGCCTATGGATTTGCCTTGAGACCTCAACACGTTAAGAGATATCAAGAATACCTTAGCATTTATACA gaggaagagacagagagagctGAGAAATGGAAGATTTTTCTTGACCGTCAAGACAGCGCCGCTGATCCTTGTTCCTCAGAAGAGGAGTTTCAGGATACATTACCGACTGATGATGACTCTGACTTTGGAGAGGAGAGTGCTTCAAAGGAGGATTCAAGAAATGACAAACATGATTCTGGTTCTTGTAAATCTGGTGGTTTAGAAGTGCAACATGTTGAAAAAGATAGTACTGAAACAGTTGGTGAGCTTTCAAAAGAGAAGGAGCTAGCTGAGGAGGCACATGTTGTTGACGAGCACCAATATTTGAGGGAGAAGAGTCTTAGAAGAAACAGTGAATCTGTAAAAGATGAGGATGAGGGATTTGAATCTGAGAAAGAGAATGAGTCTTCAGTTGAAAGTGAATCTGTGAGAGATGTGGATGAGCGATTTGAAtctgagaaagagaaggagtcTTCAGTTGAAAGTGAATCTGTGAGAGATGTGGATGAGCGATTTGAAtctgagaaagagaaggagtcTTCAGTTGAAAGTGAAtctgatgaagagaaaaaatcTCAGTCAGTAAAAGAATCCATTGATTATGTACACATTCAACAAGAGAATGAGGCAGAAAAGCTTGTGGAAGAAGCAGATAAATGTGGATTGGATGATGAAAAagcacaaaaagaaacaaagtccCGTTCAGTTATCGAATGGGCTCATATTAGACCTTGTCTTGCGTCTATTGAGGCTATGATGTGTTCTCGTGTTAAGAATGTAAAGTCTATGCAAAACAAGCAGAAGACTATAGTTGAGGACCATGCTTCATCGATACACAAATCgttagcttccattgaagaatCTGAACAAAACTCTGGGGAGAATGACCGTGACAGTGAGGCTTCCACAAGTAGATCCCATTcgataaaagaagaagaacatgatgCTCAGGGTAGTGTTTCTCCAGAGCCATTTTCCCCTTGGTATGAAGAACTTGAGGTACTTGTTCGTTTGGGAGTGCCAAAGGATCTCAGAGGGGAG GTCTGGCAAGCCTTTGTAGGTGTAAAAGCAAGACGAGTTGAGAGGTACTATCAGGATTTGTTGGCCCAAATAACTAACTCTGATGAAAGCTCATCTGACGTCCAAAGAAAGtggaaaaaacaaattgaaaag GATATACCTCGGACATTCCCAGGCCACCCTGCTTTGAATGAAAATGGTCGAGATTCCTTAAGGCGGATACTTCTAGCTTATGCTTGTCACAACCCATCCGTTGGGTACTGTCAG GCTATGAACTTTTTTGCTGGACTGTTGCTTCTATTGATGCCAGAGGAAAATGCATTTTG GACTTTGGTTGGGATTATTGATGATTATTTTGATGGCTACTATATAGAAGAGATGATAGAATCTCAG GTTGATCAACTAGTCTTTGAAGAGTTGATGCGAGAAAGATTTCCAAAACTCGGTTCGTTTTCTCATCTTATATTCAAGttcctctttatatatatatttccaccTTATACAGAGCAATGTGATCGTTTCTTCTATTCCAATAATCCTCCTGATGCAGTTAATCATCTGGATTACTTGGGAGTGCAGGTAGCTTGGATCTCTGGGCCATGGTTTCTAtctatttttgtcaacattatTCCCTGGGAATGTG tTCTGCGGATGTGGGATGTGCTTCTCTTTGAAGGAAACCGTGTAGTGTTGTTTCGAACAGCATTTGCTTTAATGGAACTATATG GTCCTGCAATAGTGGCTACAAAAGATGCAGGAGATGCTATTACTTCACTACAAAGCTTCGCTAGTTCAACATTTGATAGCAGTCAACTTGTTTTGACTGCATGTATGGGTTATATGTCGACGAATGAAGCTAGACTAGAGGAGCTGAGGAAAATACATAGACCTGCGGTACTAGAGATTGTCGAGGAAAGATTACAGAAGGGTCGAGTCTGGAAGGATAAAAAAGGATTGGCTTCTaagttatatagttttaaacatGAAGGCTCTATACTAGATGAACAAAAGCCTACTCAAAGGactgatggtgatgatgaatcTCGTTCGCCTAGTTGTTCTCTGATTCTTGATGGCGCAAATGTTGATTCCGAAGTAGACTCTTTACcagatcttcaagaacag GTGGTATGGATGAAGGTTGAACTATGCAGACTGTTGGAGGAGAAAAGATCAGCTGTGATGAG AGCTGATGAACTAGAGGTAGCTTTGATGGAGATGGTCAAAGAAGATAACAGATTGGAATTAAGTGCAAAG ATTGAAAAACTTGAAAAGGAAGTGAGAGAACTAAAACAAGTTCTTTCTgacaagaaagaacaagaaacgGCAATGCTTCAG GTCTTAATGAAAGTTGAACAAGACCAAAAGCTTACAGAAGATGCTCGGATAAGTGCAGAGCAGGATGCAGCTGCACAAAGATATGCAGTACATGTGCTTCAG gaaaaaaatgagaagcTTGCAACTCAACTAGCTCAGATGGAGAAGAAACTAGTTACAGCAGAATCAACTCTCGAAGCTACTTTGCAATATGAATCAGGTCAAAATAAAGCATTATCATCTCCAAG GTTTCCTCGTCCTGCACCGGAGAGCCCTAAAAAGAGGACAGGCTTCCTATCATTTGGGCTAGGCTGGCGTGACAGGAACAAG gCAAAACAGCCTGAAGAATCAAATAGTGATAACACTAGTAATGCAACATCTGAAGTCAAATCTCCATCAAAAGATAGTGTTTCAGGGCAGGAAAGCAATGTatcaaaagaaagcaaaaccgAAGATCTTCTAAATCCTGAGACAAGACGTTAA